In the Syntrophales bacterium genome, one interval contains:
- a CDS encoding NAD(P)/FAD-dependent oxidoreductase, whose protein sequence is MDRFDSVIIGSGPAGFETALGLAKLGNSVALVEKNDLGGVCINRGCIPTKVMVSAAKRLERTQSARRYGLETAATVFSCPDFMKYRRNVTSRLRKGLEQRIRNAGITVYNGTASMDSPDVVRVFDGEGGTVATLGFDRLVIAAGTQPVVPEAWSGIDGVVDSETFWSLDDLPKNILIAGGGVVGCEYASSLATLGFTVTVVESENRLLTTEEPEVSGIILKQLKSRGVSVLLETTVDSLSGGNGTLEVRLGNQAVTCSLVVCCMGRKAFPDTLGLDRAGLDLSMASSLCLKDSIMIAGDIAPGPRLAHKAAHDAQVITDRVAGRDRSPRYDLIPLAVFTSPEVGRAGLTEREAEKFCTIDVRTVHFTEIGKAIADNAPQGFLKIIADRKTRKILGMTIVGYEASEFSSYASLVLYNEMTVDGLGRVVFSHPTLGEIFRECALRF, encoded by the coding sequence ATGGATCGATTTGACAGCGTGATTATCGGAAGCGGCCCCGCTGGTTTTGAAACTGCCCTGGGCCTGGCGAAGCTGGGTAATTCTGTTGCCCTGGTGGAAAAGAATGATCTGGGAGGTGTCTGCATCAACCGGGGCTGTATCCCCACGAAGGTAATGGTCTCGGCGGCAAAGCGACTGGAGCGGACTCAGTCGGCACGGCGCTACGGTCTGGAAACCGCGGCCACGGTATTCTCCTGTCCTGACTTCATGAAATACCGGCGGAACGTGACGTCCCGGTTGAGAAAGGGGCTGGAACAGCGCATCCGGAACGCGGGCATTACCGTATACAACGGAACGGCATCAATGGATTCTCCCGATGTTGTAAGAGTCTTTGACGGGGAGGGCGGAACCGTTGCAACACTGGGATTCGACAGGCTGGTGATCGCTGCGGGCACACAGCCCGTTGTTCCCGAAGCCTGGTCCGGCATTGATGGCGTCGTTGACAGTGAGACGTTCTGGAGCCTTGACGATCTTCCGAAGAATATCCTGATCGCAGGAGGCGGCGTCGTGGGCTGCGAATACGCCTCGTCACTGGCCACCCTGGGGTTTACGGTGACCGTCGTGGAGAGCGAAAACCGTCTTCTCACCACGGAAGAACCTGAGGTTTCAGGGATTATCCTGAAGCAGCTCAAGAGCAGGGGCGTGTCGGTGCTCCTGGAAACCACCGTGGATTCCCTGTCAGGGGGCAACGGGACCTTGGAGGTACGTCTGGGTAACCAGGCGGTGACCTGCTCCCTGGTGGTTTGCTGTATGGGACGGAAGGCCTTCCCGGACACTCTTGGACTGGACAGGGCCGGTCTTGATCTGTCCATGGCCTCGTCGTTGTGCCTGAAGGACTCCATCATGATCGCCGGCGATATCGCCCCGGGACCCCGGCTGGCCCACAAGGCGGCTCATGACGCCCAGGTGATCACGGACCGTGTTGCCGGCAGGGACCGGTCGCCCCGCTACGACCTGATCCCTCTGGCGGTATTCACCAGCCCTGAAGTGGGCAGGGCCGGCCTGACGGAGCGAGAAGCGGAGAAATTCTGCACCATTGACGTAAGAACCGTCCACTTCACGGAGATAGGGAAGGCCATTGCCGACAATGCGCCCCAGGGGTTTCTGAAAATTATTGCCGACCGGAAAACCAGGAAAATCCTGGGAATGACCATCGTGGGCTACGAGGCGTCCGAGTTCAGCAGCTACGCGTCGCTGGTACTGTATAATGAAATGACCGTGGACGGGCTGGGGCGGGTTGTCTTTTCCCATCCTACGCTGGGGGAAATCTTCCGGGAGTGCGCCCTGAGATTTTAA
- a CDS encoding glycyl-radical enzyme activating protein: MITAESTRKGHIFNIQRFSIHDGPGIRTTVFMKGCPLRCVWCSNPESQDFHPTLLVRDINCTGCGACLKVCPEGAITLTGETGRTIDWSKCTHCLRCVPACLYNSLNACGTSMTVTEVLDEVQRDEDFYRNSSGGVTLSGGEPLWQSDFVSSLLQACKARGLHTALETTGFSSWRQFSAVLDHTDLVLFDIKHLDPEMHRAFTGVDNRRILNNLYKIAGSTRIWLRMPVLGGINDSDEYIREMAALAKKTGAERVSLLPYHEGGKSKSAQMGRPYTFSQGIVPGEDRLKRIKDLLDSQGVTATIGH; encoded by the coding sequence ATGATAACAGCCGAAAGCACCAGAAAAGGACATATTTTCAACATCCAGCGGTTCAGTATCCACGACGGTCCGGGAATCCGCACCACCGTATTTATGAAAGGCTGTCCCCTGCGGTGCGTCTGGTGCTCCAACCCGGAATCCCAGGACTTTCACCCAACCCTGCTGGTGAGGGACATCAACTGTACCGGCTGTGGTGCCTGCCTGAAAGTCTGTCCCGAAGGAGCAATCACCCTCACAGGGGAAACGGGCCGGACCATCGACTGGTCCAAATGTACTCACTGCCTGCGCTGTGTTCCGGCATGCCTGTACAATTCCCTGAATGCCTGCGGGACTTCTATGACGGTAACAGAGGTTCTTGATGAGGTTCAAAGAGATGAAGATTTCTACAGAAACTCATCGGGAGGGGTGACCCTGTCCGGCGGTGAGCCCCTATGGCAGAGCGATTTCGTGTCGAGCCTGCTGCAGGCATGCAAAGCGAGAGGACTGCACACAGCGCTGGAAACGACGGGCTTCTCCTCCTGGAGACAATTCTCCGCGGTTCTCGATCATACCGACCTCGTTCTCTTTGACATCAAGCACCTTGACCCGGAGATGCACCGGGCTTTTACCGGAGTCGACAACAGGCGCATCCTGAATAATCTTTACAAAATAGCGGGGAGCACAAGAATCTGGCTCCGCATGCCCGTACTGGGCGGTATAAACGATTCGGACGAATATATCAGAGAAATGGCGGCCCTGGCCAAAAAGACGGGAGCCGAGAGAGTGTCGCTTCTGCCCTACCATGAAGGGGGGAAATCAAAAAGCGCCCAGATGGGAAGACCCTACACCTTCAGTCAGGGAATCGTACCCGGCGAAGACCGTTTGAAACGCATCAAGGATCTGCTCGACAGCCAGGGGGTGACGGCAACGATCGGCCACTAG
- a CDS encoding acyl-CoA dehydrogenase family protein: protein MISFELSAEQKKLQEKINRRAVALQPLSLKVDSAEPGPIDGDYLCIIAEEKLNSFIIPDECGGHALDRLTLSIVTEEIGYGCAGLASIYAATVHSVSALLIGGSEEQQKKFLSPLLDPADAVASCCITEEKGGSNTSSFSTMARQDGEYYIITGEKVPVLNAGSAAFYIVWANSDTGRGRAGINTFVIPGDADGIIVGPYHDKPGLRCAPTATVTFREVAVPKSNLIGLPGSGYLLLMQTLDWGRAFFGAICVGLARAALEKSIQFAKKRVVSSRPIIKNQGISFVLSELAAEIDAARLLVWRACRLMDLNKDYTRESSMAKLFASEVAARASGKGMQILGKTGYLRPHLMSKFHRDSQGLLILEGTSPIQKQIIAGQL from the coding sequence ATGATTTCCTTTGAATTGTCGGCGGAACAGAAAAAACTTCAGGAGAAGATCAATCGCCGGGCTGTAGCGCTCCAACCATTGTCTCTCAAGGTGGATTCGGCCGAACCGGGACCTATCGACGGAGACTACCTCTGCATCATAGCGGAAGAAAAACTGAATTCTTTTATCATTCCTGATGAATGCGGCGGTCACGCTCTGGACCGGCTGACACTTTCAATCGTGACGGAAGAGATCGGTTACGGGTGTGCCGGGCTGGCCAGCATTTATGCGGCCACGGTCCACTCGGTTTCCGCCCTGTTGATAGGAGGTTCGGAAGAACAGCAGAAGAAGTTTCTGTCCCCGCTTCTCGATCCCGCGGATGCCGTTGCAAGCTGCTGTATCACGGAGGAAAAGGGTGGTTCGAACACGTCATCTTTTTCTACCATGGCACGGCAGGATGGTGAGTACTACATCATTACCGGTGAAAAGGTTCCCGTCCTGAACGCGGGAAGCGCCGCCTTTTACATAGTCTGGGCAAACAGCGACACGGGCCGGGGCCGGGCCGGTATCAACACCTTCGTCATACCCGGCGATGCCGACGGGATCATTGTCGGCCCCTATCACGACAAGCCGGGCCTCCGCTGTGCTCCTACGGCAACTGTCACCTTTCGTGAGGTCGCCGTTCCGAAATCCAACCTGATCGGTCTCCCGGGAAGCGGTTACCTGCTCCTGATGCAGACCCTGGACTGGGGTCGTGCCTTTTTCGGTGCCATATGTGTCGGCCTGGCCCGGGCGGCGCTGGAAAAATCGATACAGTTCGCCAAGAAGCGGGTCGTTTCAAGCCGGCCTATTATCAAGAACCAGGGCATCAGTTTTGTCCTGTCGGAACTGGCTGCGGAGATTGATGCCGCCCGGCTGCTCGTCTGGAGGGCATGCCGGCTTATGGATCTGAATAAGGATTATACCCGCGAATCCTCCATGGCCAAGCTCTTCGCCTCGGAAGTCGCGGCCCGGGCGAGCGGTAAAGGCATGCAGATATTGGGAAAGACAGGCTACCTGCGGCCGCACCTCATGTCCAAATTTCATCGGGATTCCCAGGGATTGCTCATACTGGAAGGGACAAGCCCGATTCAGAAACAGATTATAGCCGGCCAATTGTGA
- a CDS encoding helix-turn-helix domain-containing protein, producing the protein MKAYEEIGRKLQKAREEAGLSQDDLARKLGCTQASLSNYELGKRRLYLAELQRIGNLLGKPVTYFLEGSEDRHPANSDYDTILKDPLAQRIIEALPGLKPSQRKSVLDFVLWQKSGGKQ; encoded by the coding sequence ATGAAAGCCTACGAAGAAATAGGACGAAAGCTCCAGAAGGCACGGGAAGAGGCGGGACTGAGCCAGGATGACCTGGCCAGGAAGTTGGGTTGTACGCAGGCCTCGCTCTCCAATTACGAACTGGGCAAGCGGCGTCTCTATCTGGCGGAGCTCCAGCGTATCGGGAATCTTCTGGGCAAACCCGTGACATACTTCCTTGAGGGCTCTGAAGACAGACACCCGGCAAACTCCGACTACGACACGATTTTGAAAGACCCTCTGGCACAACGAATCATTGAAGCACTGCCGGGGCTGAAGCCTTCGCAGAGGAAGTCCGTTCTTGACTTTGTTCTCTGGCAGAAGAGCGGAGGTAAACAATGA
- the pgsA gene encoding CDP-diacylglycerol--glycerol-3-phosphate 3-phosphatidyltransferase has protein sequence MIDFLKDRFDRLPMSEKKRQIFNLPNSITMLRVGIIPVLFLLLLNPGRVLSLVIALLFIAAALTDLLDGYIARRYNIVTKVGQLMDPIVDKLIISTAMIMLIPLDRIPAWVVVIMIARDVVVDGIRSFASAEGLIIEASSLGKQKTLCQVIGVSALLIHYPFLGLNAHAVGIVVIYIALVLSVWSGTEYTMKFHRESLSH, from the coding sequence GTGATAGATTTTCTGAAAGACAGATTTGACCGGCTCCCCATGTCGGAGAAAAAGCGGCAGATTTTCAATCTTCCCAATAGTATCACTATGCTCAGGGTCGGCATAATACCGGTTCTGTTCCTGCTGCTCCTCAATCCGGGAAGAGTCTTGAGCCTGGTCATAGCGCTGCTGTTCATTGCCGCCGCCCTGACGGATCTTCTGGACGGCTACATCGCGCGGCGATACAACATTGTGACAAAAGTAGGGCAACTCATGGATCCCATCGTCGACAAGCTGATCATAAGCACTGCCATGATCATGCTGATTCCCCTGGACAGGATACCAGCCTGGGTTGTGGTTATCATGATTGCCCGGGACGTCGTCGTCGACGGAATTCGAAGCTTCGCCTCGGCCGAAGGGCTGATAATCGAGGCAAGCAGCCTGGGGAAACAGAAGACCCTCTGCCAGGTCATCGGCGTGTCGGCCCTTCTTATCCATTATCCCTTCCTGGGACTGAACGCCCACGCGGTGGGGATTGTTGTCATCTACATCGCCCTGGTTCTCTCCGTATGGTCCGGAACCGAATATACCATGAAGTTTCACCGGGAGTCCTTAAGCCATTGA
- the fsa gene encoding fructose-6-phosphate aldolase encodes MKFFLDTGNIDEIKAGIGMGMVDGVTTNPSLVAKEKKKFDTVVKEILAIVDGPVSLEVVSEDAAGMVKEGKKLAATSPNVVVKIPMTIEGLKATKALADEGVAVNQTLIFSALQALLAAKAGAAYVSPFIGRLDDVSHDGMELVEQILYMFDNYAFDCEVIVASVRHPLHVLNAALLGADIITMPFGVLSQMARHPLTDVGLAKFLEDWKKVPKK; translated from the coding sequence ATGAAATTTTTTCTTGACACGGGGAACATAGACGAAATTAAAGCAGGAATTGGAATGGGCATGGTTGACGGGGTCACTACCAACCCCAGCCTGGTCGCGAAGGAGAAGAAAAAGTTCGACACGGTGGTGAAGGAGATCCTGGCTATCGTCGACGGTCCCGTCAGTCTCGAAGTCGTCAGCGAAGACGCCGCAGGTATGGTAAAGGAGGGTAAAAAACTGGCGGCCACATCTCCCAATGTGGTGGTAAAGATTCCCATGACCATAGAAGGCCTGAAAGCGACAAAGGCTCTCGCTGACGAGGGCGTCGCCGTGAACCAGACCCTGATCTTTTCCGCCCTGCAGGCACTCCTGGCGGCAAAGGCGGGGGCCGCCTACGTGAGTCCCTTCATCGGGCGTCTGGATGACGTGTCCCATGACGGCATGGAACTCGTTGAACAGATACTGTACATGTTCGACAACTATGCCTTTGACTGCGAGGTCATCGTGGCCAGCGTTCGCCATCCGCTTCACGTTCTCAACGCGGCCCTGCTGGGTGCCGACATAATAACCATGCCTTTCGGCGTTCTGTCACAAATGGCCCGCCATCCACTGACGGACGTGGGATTGGCGAAATTCCTGGAAGACTGGAAAAAAGTGCCCAAGAAATAA
- the folK gene encoding 2-amino-4-hydroxy-6-hydroxymethyldihydropteridine diphosphokinase — MRRRFTDGREEGVICYLSIGSNQDDPLRQCRSALESLSETPGLVPVRRSSLYRTEPVGMIRQPWFINAVAEIRALLEPRRLLQALQERERDMGRTRTGDGGPRIIDLDILFYGQAVIDEDDLVIPHRELHRRRFVLEPLAEIASWVIHPRFGISVRGLLDRLEDAATVVKLEG; from the coding sequence ATGCGGAGGCGGTTCACGGATGGCAGGGAAGAAGGTGTTATCTGCTACCTGTCGATCGGTTCCAACCAGGATGACCCCCTGCGACAGTGTCGCTCGGCACTGGAGAGCCTGTCGGAAACTCCCGGCCTGGTGCCGGTTCGACGGTCATCGTTGTACCGGACGGAGCCGGTGGGAATGATCCGGCAGCCCTGGTTCATAAACGCCGTGGCGGAGATACGGGCCCTTCTGGAGCCCCGGCGTCTCCTGCAAGCACTCCAGGAACGTGAACGGGACATGGGAAGGACCCGTACAGGCGACGGAGGTCCCCGGATCATCGACCTGGATATCCTGTTTTACGGGCAGGCCGTCATCGACGAGGATGACCTGGTAATACCCCATCGTGAACTGCACCGGCGTCGCTTTGTCCTGGAGCCTCTCGCGGAGATTGCCTCATGGGTGATTCATCCCCGATTCGGCATATCGGTTCGGGGACTGCTGGATCGCCTGGAAGACGCCGCAACGGTTGTAAAGCTGGAGGGGTAG
- the dapB gene encoding 4-hydroxy-tetrahydrodipicolinate reductase — protein sequence MIRVIVMGAGGRMGCRICSLLDGAEDLELAGAVEIPGHPLVGEDIGDALALSARGVKVSGSLEDCVDAGDVIIDFTHHDAVVNNLEITARHKKAAVIGTTGLTARELEAVVRLAAQTRCVLAPNMSVGVNVMFRMLDSVARILGDDYDVEIVEAHHNQKKDAPSGTAVMMAQVVARALGRNMDDVGVYERRGMTGARTKQEIGIQTIRAGDIVGEHTVIFGGMGERLEFIHRAHSRDNFARGALRAARWVVNQPKGLYDMQDVLGLKE from the coding sequence GTGATACGCGTTATTGTCATGGGAGCGGGTGGGCGCATGGGATGCAGGATCTGTTCGCTTCTGGACGGCGCCGAAGATCTCGAACTCGCGGGAGCCGTTGAAATTCCCGGCCATCCCCTGGTGGGGGAGGATATCGGAGACGCTCTCGCTCTGTCGGCACGGGGCGTGAAGGTGTCCGGAAGCCTCGAAGACTGTGTTGACGCCGGTGACGTGATCATTGACTTTACGCACCACGACGCGGTGGTGAATAACCTTGAAATAACAGCGCGCCATAAAAAGGCTGCCGTCATAGGCACCACGGGACTGACGGCCCGGGAACTCGAGGCGGTCGTGCGGCTGGCCGCGCAGACACGTTGCGTTCTCGCCCCGAACATGAGCGTCGGTGTGAACGTGATGTTCAGGATGCTCGATTCGGTGGCCCGAATACTGGGTGATGACTACGATGTTGAAATCGTCGAAGCCCACCACAACCAGAAAAAAGACGCGCCGAGCGGAACGGCCGTCATGATGGCACAGGTCGTAGCCCGCGCCCTGGGGAGAAACATGGATGATGTCGGCGTCTACGAGCGCCGGGGTATGACAGGAGCCAGGACAAAACAGGAGATCGGTATCCAGACCATCCGGGCCGGCGATATCGTGGGCGAACATACGGTCATCTTCGGCGGTATGGGCGAGCGGCTCGAGTTCATACACCGCGCCCACAGCCGGGACAATTTCGCCCGGGGGGCCCTCAGGGCGGCCCGCTGGGTCGTGAACCAGCCCAAGGGCCTCTACGACATGCAGGATGTGCTGGGACTGAAGGAGTGA
- the dapA gene encoding 4-hydroxy-tetrahydrodipicolinate synthase, whose product MFKGSMTAIVTPFKNGEVDEEALRGLVEFQIENGTDGIIPCGTTGESATLSHDEHDNVIEIVIDAVKKRIPVIAGTGSNNTVEAIRLTRHAYEAGADGALLLSPYYNRPTQEGIYRHFKAVAEAVPIPVILYNVPSRTGSNVLPETVARLSEISNIVGIKEATGDLRQVSSVIRLCGEGFSVISGDDFTVLPIMAIGGKGVISVASNIVPGDMSRLVKAAAAGDLAVAREIHYRVWPVMEALFFETNPIPVKAALSMMGKIEYELRLPLCPLSDANYERVKKVIGACGLI is encoded by the coding sequence CCCTTTAAAAACGGTGAGGTGGACGAGGAGGCGCTGAGAGGGCTTGTCGAATTCCAGATTGAAAACGGAACCGACGGCATCATACCCTGTGGAACTACGGGGGAGTCGGCGACGCTTTCCCACGATGAACACGATAATGTCATCGAAATCGTCATCGACGCCGTAAAGAAGCGCATCCCCGTCATCGCCGGTACAGGATCCAACAACACCGTCGAGGCGATCAGGCTGACCCGTCACGCCTACGAGGCCGGCGCCGATGGAGCGCTCCTGCTGTCTCCCTACTACAACCGGCCTACCCAGGAAGGCATTTACCGCCACTTCAAGGCCGTGGCCGAAGCAGTACCCATTCCCGTGATCCTTTACAATGTTCCTTCCAGGACGGGAAGCAACGTTCTGCCCGAAACGGTCGCCCGACTTTCGGAAATCAGTAATATCGTGGGCATCAAGGAAGCCACGGGAGATCTGCGGCAGGTCAGTTCCGTCATCAGGCTCTGCGGTGAGGGCTTCTCCGTCATTTCGGGTGATGACTTTACGGTTCTTCCCATCATGGCCATCGGCGGCAAGGGTGTCATATCGGTGGCCTCAAACATCGTTCCCGGTGACATGTCCAGGCTGGTAAAGGCTGCGGCGGCGGGGGATCTTGCAGTGGCACGGGAGATTCACTATCGCGTGTGGCCCGTCATGGAGGCCCTTTTTTTCGAGACAAACCCCATTCCCGTCAAGGCGGCTCTTTCAATGATGGGAAAAATCGAGTATGAGTTGAGACTCCCCCTGTGCCCCCTGTCGGACGCGAACTACGAACGCGTCAAGAAGGTGATCGGTGCCTGCGGGCTGATCTGA